The following coding sequences lie in one Miscanthus floridulus cultivar M001 chromosome 9, ASM1932011v1, whole genome shotgun sequence genomic window:
- the LOC136479445 gene encoding protein NRT1/ PTR FAMILY 5.6-like → MEFSERLSNAGLSTNLMTCLTKVLHEEMKVAAKNVNYWATATAQLAPVLNPAHSPRLHEALFFAGIYLVSVGTGGHKPALESFGADQFDETHAAAERVRKMSFFNWWNCALCAGVLLGVTVVVYAQELLAAGATPRSKRRLRLPDDAADLYEVGPPQSGNKRLLCHTDRLRFLDRAAIVEQGAGEESSGAWRLATVTEVEETKLVVATVPIW, encoded by the exons ATGGAGTTCAGCGAGAGGCTGAGCAACGCAGGCCTATCCACGAACCTGATGacatgcctcaccaaggtgctgcaCGAGGAGATGAAGGTGGCCGCCAAGAATGTCAATTACTGG gcgacggcgacggcgcagcTGGCGCCGGTCCTGAACCCCGCCCACTCGCCGCGCCTGCACGAGGCGCTCTTCTTCGCGGGCATCTACCTTGTCTCCGTCGGCACGGGCGGGCACAAGCCGGCGCTGGAGAGCTTCGGCGCGGACCAGTTCGACGAGACGCACGCGGCGGCGGAGCGGGTGCGCAAGATGTCCTTCTTCAACTGGTGGAACTGCGCGCTCTGCGCGGGCGTCCTGCTCGGCGTCACCGTCGTCGTCTACGCGCAGGAGCTCCTCGCGGCTGGGGCGACGCCACGCTC GAAGAGGCGACTCCGGCTGCCCGACGACGCCGCCGACTTGTACGAGGTCGGGCCCCCGCAGAGTGGCAACAAGAGGCTGCTTTGCCACACCGACCGGCTTCG GTTCCTCGACAGGGCAGCCATAGTAGAGCAGGGCGCCGGCGAGGAATCAAGCGGGGCGTGGCGGCTGGCGACGGTGACGGAGGTGGAGGAGACGAAGCTGGTGGTGGCGACGGTGCCCATCTGGTGA
- the LOC136479443 gene encoding uncharacterized protein, with translation MRIPRSELRSVSSPFYGVIRGAQAYPLGQIDLSVTFGDHANFHSEVLAFKVVDLPGSYHAILGRPCYAKFMAILNYPYLKLKIPGPNGIITIGSTFSHAYTCDREHYELATAVINSTELLELRNSATPVVPDCNGQTF, from the coding sequence atgcgcatcccccggtcggagctccgctcagtgagctctcccttttACGGCGTGATCCGAGGGGCGCAGGCGTatccactcgggcagatcgatctgtccgtcACATTTGGCGACCAcgccaacttccactcggaggtcctAGCATTCAAGGTAGTGGACTTGccggggtcctaccacgccatcttggggcggccatgctacgccaagttcatggcgatcctcAACTACCCCTATCTCAAGCTGAAGATACCAGGGCCGAACGGCATCATCACCATAGGTAGTaccttctcgcacgcctacacatgcgaccgcgagcattacgagctcgccactgccgtcatcaactccacTGAGCTCCTGGAGCTCAGGAATTCGGCGACTCCAGTAGTCCCCGACTGCAACGGGCAGACCTTCTAG
- the LOC136479442 gene encoding uncharacterized protein, whose protein sequence is MAIPNYTYLKLKMPGPNGIITIGSTFLHAYTCDREHYELAIAVINSAELPELENSATLAVPDRNGLTFSSAFHLTEETKAVEINPTNPTKTVRIGTKLPVK, encoded by the coding sequence atggcgatccccaactacacctacctcaagctaaaaatgCCAGGGccaaacggcatcatcaccaTAGGTAGTACCTTCTTAcacgcctacacgtgcgaccgcgagcattacgagctcgccattGCCGTCATCAACTCCGCCGAGCTCCCGGAGCTCGAGAATTCGGCGACTCTAGCAGTCCCCGACCGCAACGGGTTGACCTTCTCGAGTGCCTTCCATCTGactgaggaaaccaaggcggtggagatcaaccccaccaacccaaccaagacggtgcggatcgggaccaagctcccggtaaaatag
- the LOC136479441 gene encoding uncharacterized protein: MTPLVESPSGLSSSWATISGMSPRTAIKSQALVDCIAEWTEVQLPTPDITHKYWMMYFDGSVIAPGLGAGVVLISLNGSRLRYAIHLHFLASNNAAEYEALINGLRIAVELGAMRLYVYGDSELVVDQVMKESSCKSPLMAAYC, encoded by the coding sequence ATGACGCCGCTGgttgaatctccaagtgggctctcaaGCTCATGGGCCACTATATCAGGTATGTccccccgcaccgctattaagtctcaggctcttgtcGACTGcatcgccgaatggacggaaGTCCAGCTCCCGACCCCGGACATCACCCAtaagtactggatgatgtacttcgacgggtcagtCATAGCACCTGGCTTGGGGGcgggagtggttctgatctccctgaaTGGAAGCAGGCTCCGCTACGCGATCCatctccattttttagcctcgAACAATGCcgcagagtatgaggccctcatcaatggactgcgcATCGCTGTTGAGCTCGGCGCCATGCGGCTATATGTCtacggtgactcagagttggtcgtcgaccaagtcatgaaggagtcctcctgcaagagccctctcatggcggCGTATtgctag
- the LOC136481540 gene encoding formin-like protein 5 gives MHQCKNQGRSANMAARRASTHAAEALVKMTCVVALAIALLASCCAASSRSLLVNSSFADAPEGSQQAGAPAPAAVPVLEPQPPAADAAAPPAVGTPESAPVVPAPPPLTGHHGQHVKSKHKDHEKAAPPPKPKHHHPKAPPKHHGHHAPPEPEPAVSPPAPPPEPYTPGAPAADSPHGQQNPPWPFPWPRPPGTGHWPPLPPFPLHPPPLPAWPHPQPHPGNNPWPPFPAWPHPGPGGKWPPLPPFPFHPPPVPAWPHPGGNWPPLPPFPFHPPPMPAWPWPRHPGNPWTPPSASLHGSDGVPATTVQQDPKN, from the coding sequence ATGCACCAATGCAAAAACCAAGGGAGATCTGCCAACATGGCAGCAAGAAGAGCTTCCACGCATGCGGCGGAAGCACTCGTCAAGATGACATGCGTGGTGGCACTCGCCATCGCGCTGCTCGCGTCATGCTGCGCGGCTTCCTCGAGGTCGCTGCTGGTCAACTCCTCATTCGCCGACGCACCGGAAGGCAGCCAGCAGGCCGGTgccccggcgccggcggcggtgcCTGTGCTAGAGCCGCAGCCGCCGGCTGCAGATGCCGCAGCCCCGCCGGCGGTGGGAACTCCAGAGTCCGCCCCTGTcgtccccgcgccgccgccgttgaCGGGTCACCATGGCCAGCACGTGAAGAGCAAGCACAAGGACCACGAGAAGGCAGCGCCACCACCCAAGCCGAAGCACCACCACCCGAAGGCGCCGCCCAAGCACCACGGGCACCACGCGCctccggagccggagccggccgtTTCCCCACCCGCGCCTCCACCGGAGCCGTACACACCAGGTGCGCCGGCGGCCGACAGCCCCCACGGCCAGCAGAACCCGCCGTGGCCGTTCCCGTGGCCGCGCCCGCCGGGCACCGGCCActggccgccgctgccgccgttcCCGCTCCACCCGCCGCCGCTACCTGCATGGCCGCACCCGCAGCCGCACCCAGGGAACAACCCGTGGCCGCCGTTCCCGGCGTGGCCGCACCCCGGCCCGGGCGGCAAGTGGCCGCCGCTGCCCCCGTTCCCGTTCCACCCGCCGCCGGTGCCCGCGTGGCCGCACCCGGGGGGCAActggccgccgctgccgccgtttCCGTTCCACCCGCCGCCCATGCCGGCGTGGCCGTGGCCTCGTCATCCAGGAAACCCGTGGACGCCACCGTCCGCGTCCTTGCACGGCAGCGATGGCGTCCCTGCCACGACGGTGCAGCAGGACCCCAAGAACTGA